From a single Leclercia sp. AS011 genomic region:
- a CDS encoding M15 family metallopeptidase, with protein sequence MTKFRFSTRSINNLKGIHPDLVRVVHRALEISSVDFIVIEGLRTPERQRELVQQGKSKTLNSYHLTGHAVDIIPVGCKWTRADFVPVVQAMETAAKELNVKLECGHWWKSFPDSPHYQIPR encoded by the coding sequence ATGACCAAATTCCGATTCAGTACCCGTTCCATTAACAATCTTAAAGGGATTCATCCTGATCTGGTTCGTGTGGTACATCGAGCGCTTGAGATCAGTTCAGTTGATTTCATCGTGATCGAAGGACTACGAACCCCAGAACGCCAACGCGAACTTGTTCAGCAAGGCAAATCGAAGACACTGAACAGTTACCATCTTACAGGCCACGCGGTAGACATCATTCCGGTCGGTTGTAAGTGGACACGCGCGGATTTCGTTCCGGTAGTTCAGGCGATGGAAACCGCAGCCAAAGAACTAAACGTAAAACTTGAGTGTGGTCACTGGTGGAAGTCATTCCCCGACTCTCCTCACTACCAGATCCCTCGATAA
- a CDS encoding MalY/PatB family protein has product MFDFSTVVDRHGTWCTQWDYVADRFGAADLLPFIISDMDFATAPCIIDALQTRIGHGVFGYSRWKNDEFLAAVAHWFHQRFDSAIDTGAIVYGPSVIYMVSELIRQWSDAGDGVVIHTPAYDAFYNAIAGNSRQVVSVGLHNTTQGWQCDMAALEAVLAQPQNKILLLCSPHNPTGKVWTRDELATMAELCSRHGVAVISDEIHMDMVWGNHKHTPWCDVAQGKWALLTSGSKSFNIPALTGAYGLIGDEVSRTGYLQALKGRDGLSSPSVLALVAHIAAYQQGEAWLDALRGYLEANLQYVAGRLNAAFPELNWQPPEATYLAWIDLRPLNIDDKALQKALIEQQKVAIMPGYTYGEEGNGFIRLNAGCPRSKLEKGVERLIAGINAVL; this is encoded by the coding sequence ATGTTTGATTTCTCGACCGTCGTGGATCGTCACGGCACCTGGTGCACCCAGTGGGATTACGTCGCCGACCGTTTTGGTGCGGCCGATCTGCTGCCCTTTATCATCTCGGATATGGATTTTGCCACCGCCCCCTGCATCATCGATGCCCTGCAAACCCGCATCGGCCACGGGGTGTTTGGCTACAGCCGCTGGAAAAACGACGAGTTCCTCGCCGCGGTGGCCCACTGGTTCCACCAGCGCTTTGACAGTGCCATCGATACCGGCGCCATCGTCTATGGCCCGTCGGTGATCTATATGGTGTCAGAGCTGATCCGCCAGTGGTCAGACGCTGGTGATGGCGTGGTGATCCACACCCCGGCGTACGACGCGTTTTACAATGCTATTGCCGGGAATAGCCGTCAGGTGGTCTCCGTCGGTCTGCACAACACGACGCAAGGCTGGCAGTGCGATATGGCCGCGCTGGAGGCGGTGCTGGCCCAGCCGCAGAACAAAATTTTATTACTCTGTAGCCCGCACAACCCGACCGGTAAGGTCTGGACCCGGGACGAGTTGGCGACCATGGCTGAACTCTGCTCGCGGCACGGGGTGGCGGTGATCAGCGACGAGATCCACATGGATATGGTGTGGGGCAACCATAAACATACCCCATGGTGTGACGTGGCGCAGGGCAAATGGGCGCTGCTGACCTCCGGCTCCAAGAGCTTTAATATTCCGGCTCTTACCGGGGCGTACGGTCTGATCGGCGATGAAGTCAGCCGCACGGGCTATTTGCAGGCGCTGAAGGGGCGCGACGGACTCTCCTCGCCGTCGGTGCTGGCGCTGGTGGCGCACATCGCCGCCTACCAGCAGGGCGAGGCCTGGCTGGATGCGCTGCGCGGCTATCTGGAGGCGAATTTACAGTATGTGGCCGGGAGGCTGAATGCGGCCTTCCCGGAGTTAAACTGGCAGCCGCCGGAAGCGACCTATCTGGCGTGGATCGATCTGCGCCCGCTCAACATTGATGACAAGGCGCTGCAAAAGGCGCTGATTGAGCAGCAAAAGGTGGCGATTATGCCGGGATATACCTACGGCGAAGAGGGCAACGGCTTTATCCGGCTTAACGCCGGCTGCCCGCGCAGCAAGCTGGAAAAGGGTGTGGAGCGCCTGATTGCGGGCATCAACGCTGTGCTGTAA
- the add gene encoding adenosine deaminase: MIDTTLPLTDVHRHLDGNIRAQTILDLGRQYNLTLPAQTLETLIPHVQVTENEPDLVSFLSKLDWGVKVLASLDACRRVAFENIEDAARNGLHYVELRFSPGYMAMTHQLPVAGVVEAVIAGVREGCKTFNVEARLIGIMSRTFGEDACLQELEALLAHRDKITAVDLAGDELGFPGSLFLSHFNRARDAGWHITVHAGEAAGPESIWQAIRELGAERIGHGVKAVEDRALMDFLAEQRIGIESCLTSNIQTSTVATLAQHPLKTFLEHGVMASLNTDDPAVQGVDIIHEYTVAASLAGLSQEQIRQAQINGLEMAFLTPAEKQALRDKVARG, from the coding sequence ATGATTGATACCACCCTCCCGTTAACTGACGTTCATCGCCACCTTGATGGCAACATCCGTGCCCAGACCATCCTTGACCTGGGTCGTCAGTATAATTTAACCCTGCCCGCACAAACCCTTGAGACACTGATCCCACACGTGCAGGTGACGGAAAACGAGCCGGATCTGGTCAGCTTCCTGAGCAAGCTGGACTGGGGGGTAAAAGTTCTCGCCTCGCTGGACGCCTGCCGTCGCGTCGCCTTTGAAAACATTGAAGATGCCGCGCGCAACGGTCTGCACTACGTAGAGCTGCGTTTCTCCCCGGGCTATATGGCGATGACCCATCAGCTGCCGGTCGCGGGTGTGGTAGAAGCCGTGATTGCTGGCGTGCGTGAAGGCTGCAAGACCTTTAACGTGGAAGCGCGTCTGATCGGCATTATGAGCCGCACCTTCGGGGAAGATGCCTGTCTGCAGGAGCTTGAGGCCCTGCTGGCGCACCGGGATAAGATCACCGCGGTGGATCTGGCGGGCGATGAGCTGGGCTTCCCGGGCAGCCTGTTCCTCTCCCACTTCAACCGCGCCCGTGATGCTGGCTGGCACATCACCGTTCATGCCGGTGAAGCAGCAGGCCCGGAGAGCATCTGGCAGGCGATCCGCGAGCTGGGTGCCGAGCGTATCGGCCATGGGGTAAAGGCGGTGGAAGATCGCGCCCTGATGGACTTCCTGGCGGAGCAGCGCATCGGGATTGAATCCTGCCTGACCTCCAACATTCAGACCAGCACCGTGGCGACCCTGGCGCAGCATCCGCTGAAGACCTTCCTGGAGCACGGGGTGATGGCCTCGCTGAACACCGACGATCCGGCGGTTCAGGGAGTAGACATTATTCACGAATATACGGTTGCCGCCTCGCTGGCTGGACTCAGCCAGGAGCAGATTCGTCAGGCGCAGATCAACGGGCTGGAGATGGCTTTCTTAACCCCTGCAGAGAAGCAGGCGTTGCGCGACAAGGTCGCACGCGGATAA
- a CDS encoding oxidoreductase yields MSDKIRVGLIGYGYASKTFHAPLIDGTPGMELAAISSSDATKVHVDWPTVPVVSEPKHLFNDPTIDLIVIPTPNDTHFPLAKAALEAGKHVVVDKPFTVTLSQARELDALAKSLGKLLSVFHNRRWDSDFLTVKALIADGALGEVAFFESHFDRFRPQVRNRWREQAGPGSGIWYDLAPHLLDQAVNLFGLPVSLNVDLAQLRPGAQATDYFHAVLSYPQRRVVLHGTMMAAAESARYIVHGSRGSYVKYGLDPQEDRLKNGERLPQEDWGYDMRDGVLTRVEGEERVEETWLTLPGNYPAYYAGIRDALNGDGENPVPASQAIQIMELIELGIESAKHRATLCLA; encoded by the coding sequence ATGAGCGATAAAATCCGTGTTGGATTAATAGGTTATGGTTATGCGAGCAAAACGTTTCATGCTCCGCTGATTGATGGCACCCCGGGGATGGAGCTGGCAGCAATTTCCAGCAGCGATGCCACGAAAGTGCATGTCGACTGGCCGACGGTCCCGGTGGTTTCTGAGCCGAAGCATCTGTTTAACGATCCCACTATCGATTTGATCGTCATCCCCACCCCGAACGACACCCACTTCCCGCTGGCAAAAGCGGCCCTCGAAGCCGGAAAGCATGTGGTGGTGGATAAACCCTTTACCGTGACACTGTCACAGGCCCGGGAGCTGGACGCGCTGGCGAAAAGCCTTGGTAAGCTGCTCTCGGTGTTCCATAACCGCCGCTGGGACAGCGATTTCCTGACGGTGAAGGCGCTGATTGCCGACGGTGCCCTCGGGGAAGTGGCCTTCTTCGAATCCCATTTTGACCGCTTCCGTCCGCAGGTGCGTAACCGCTGGCGTGAGCAGGCGGGCCCGGGCAGCGGCATCTGGTACGATCTGGCTCCGCATCTCCTCGACCAGGCCGTTAACCTGTTCGGTCTGCCGGTGAGCCTGAACGTCGATCTGGCCCAGCTGCGTCCTGGCGCGCAGGCCACCGACTACTTCCACGCCGTGCTGAGCTATCCGCAGCGTCGAGTGGTGCTGCATGGCACCATGATGGCCGCGGCGGAATCCGCGCGCTATATCGTGCATGGCTCCCGCGGCAGCTACGTGAAGTATGGTCTCGACCCGCAGGAAGATCGCCTGAAAAACGGCGAACGTCTGCCGCAGGAAGACTGGGGCTACGACATGCGTGACGGCGTGCTGACCCGCGTTGAAGGGGAAGAGCGGGTGGAAGAAACCTGGCTGACGCTGCCGGGTAACTATCCGGCCTATTATGCCGGGATCCGCGATGCGCTGAACGGCGACGGGGAAAACCCGGTTCCGGCAAGCCAGGCGATCCAGATAATGGAGCTGATCGAGCTGGGGATTGAGTCCGCGAAGCATCGCGCGACCCTCTGTCTCGCTTAA
- the blr gene encoding division septum protein Blr: protein MNRIIELAGWIVLGVSVILLGVASHIDNYQPPEPVNSVTQAKPHALTKNSDI from the coding sequence ATTAATCGAATTATCGAGTTAGCCGGGTGGATTGTGTTGGGCGTATCGGTGATATTGCTGGGGGTCGCCAGCCATATCGATAACTACCAGCCGCCAGAGCCGGTCAATAGCGTTACGCAAGCCAAGCCGCATGCACTGACCAAAAATAGTGACATATGA
- the ydgT gene encoding transcription modulator YdgT, translating to MTVQDYLLKFRKINSLESLEKLFDHLNYSLSDNQEIISMYRAADHRRAELVSGGRLFNIGEVPKSVWRYVL from the coding sequence ATGACCGTCCAGGACTATTTATTAAAATTTCGCAAGATTAATTCCCTCGAAAGTCTGGAAAAACTCTTTGATCATCTCAACTACAGTCTGAGCGATAACCAGGAGATTATCAGCATGTACCGCGCCGCAGATCATCGTCGCGCAGAGCTGGTCTCTGGCGGGCGTTTGTTCAACATCGGCGAAGTGCCTAAGTCCGTGTGGCGTTACGTGCTCTAA
- a CDS encoding DUF2569 domain-containing protein: MTTTAGEKIGGWLLAPLAWLLVALLSASLALVLYSTALITPHALKTLGAQNTSNIVMWFISFAFAIAMWYYTLWLTIAFFKRRRMVPKHYIIWLLVSVLLAVKAFAFSPVSDALAVRQLLFPLLVTALFVPYFKRSTRVKNTFVNP, translated from the coding sequence ATGACCACAACGGCTGGAGAAAAAATTGGCGGCTGGTTACTGGCTCCGCTTGCCTGGCTGCTGGTGGCTTTATTAAGCGCCTCGCTGGCTCTGGTGCTTTACTCTACGGCGTTAATTACGCCCCACGCGTTAAAAACGCTGGGCGCGCAAAATACCAGTAATATTGTCATGTGGTTTATTTCTTTCGCCTTTGCGATTGCCATGTGGTACTACACGCTCTGGCTGACCATCGCGTTTTTTAAACGCCGTCGGATGGTCCCTAAACACTATATTATCTGGCTGCTTGTCTCTGTATTACTGGCCGTTAAAGCCTTCGCGTTTTCGCCGGTCTCCGATGCGCTGGCGGTACGTCAGTTACTCTTCCCCCTGCTGGTGACCGCACTGTTTGTGCCCTACTTCAAGCGCTCGACGCGGGTGAAGAACACCTTTGTGAACCCGTAA
- the rsxA gene encoding electron transport complex subunit RsxA, whose protein sequence is MTDYLLLFVGTVLVNNFVLVKFLGLCPFMGVSKKLETAMGMGLATTFVMTLASICAWWIDTWILIPLGLTYLRTLAFILVIAVVVQFTEMVVRKTSPALYRLLGIFLPLITTNCAVLGVALLNINLGHNFLQSALYGFSAAVGFSLVMVLFAAIRERLVAADIPAPFRGNAIALVTAGLMSLAFMGFSGLVKL, encoded by the coding sequence ATGACCGATTACTTACTGCTCTTCGTCGGCACGGTGCTGGTAAACAACTTCGTCCTCGTGAAGTTTCTTGGCCTGTGCCCGTTTATGGGTGTGTCCAAAAAGCTGGAAACCGCGATGGGGATGGGGCTGGCAACCACCTTCGTGATGACCCTTGCCTCGATTTGCGCCTGGTGGATTGACACCTGGATCCTGATCCCCCTCGGTCTGACCTATCTGCGCACGCTGGCCTTTATTCTGGTTATCGCGGTGGTAGTGCAGTTCACCGAAATGGTGGTGCGTAAAACCAGCCCGGCGTTATACCGTCTGCTCGGCATTTTCCTGCCGCTGATCACCACCAACTGCGCGGTGCTCGGCGTGGCGCTGCTCAACATTAACCTTGGGCACAATTTCCTGCAGTCGGCGCTGTACGGCTTTTCGGCTGCGGTCGGCTTCTCGCTGGTGATGGTGCTGTTTGCGGCGATCCGCGAACGCCTCGTTGCCGCCGATATTCCGGCACCGTTTCGCGGTAACGCCATCGCGCTGGTTACCGCCGGTCTCATGTCTCTGGCCTTTATGGGCTTTAGTGGTCTGGTGAAGTTGTAA
- the rsxB gene encoding electron transport complex subunit RsxB — MNAIWVAIAAISVLGLLFGIILGYASRRFAVEDDPIVEKIDELLPQSQCGQCGFPGCRPYAEAVGNGGEKINRCAPGGEAVMLKIAALLNVDPQPVDGDESAQEPVRMLAVIDEPNCIGCTKCIQACPVDAIVGATRAMHTVIEDLCTGCNLCVAPCPTQCIELRPVATTTDSWKWDLQSIPVRNIPVEQHA, encoded by the coding sequence ATGAATGCAATCTGGGTAGCCATCGCAGCCATCAGCGTACTGGGGCTGCTTTTTGGCATCATTCTCGGTTACGCCTCGCGCCGCTTCGCGGTGGAAGACGATCCGATCGTTGAAAAAATTGATGAGCTGCTGCCGCAGAGCCAGTGCGGGCAGTGCGGCTTTCCTGGCTGTCGCCCTTACGCCGAGGCGGTGGGCAACGGCGGAGAGAAAATTAACCGCTGTGCCCCCGGTGGCGAAGCGGTGATGCTGAAGATTGCCGCGCTGCTGAACGTAGACCCGCAGCCGGTCGATGGCGATGAGAGCGCGCAGGAGCCGGTTCGCATGCTGGCAGTGATCGATGAACCTAACTGCATCGGCTGTACCAAATGTATTCAGGCCTGCCCGGTGGATGCCATCGTCGGCGCGACGCGCGCCATGCACACCGTGATTGAGGATCTGTGTACCGGCTGTAATCTCTGCGTCGCCCCCTGCCCGACCCAGTGCATTGAGTTACGCCCGGTAGCGACAACGACCGACAGCTGGAAATGGGATCTTCAGTCCATTCCGGTGCGCAATATTCCAGTGGAACAACATGCTTAA
- the rsxC gene encoding electron transport complex subunit RsxC has product MLKLFSAFRKEKIWDFDGGIHPPEMKTQSSGTPLRQIPLANRFVIPLKQHIGAEGELCVKVGDRVLRGQPLTFGRGRMLPVHAPTSGTVTAIAPHTVAHPSALSELCVVIDADGEDRWIERDGWSDFRSRSREELITRIHQSGVAGLGGAGFPTGNKLQGGGDKIQTLIINAAECEPYITADDRLMQDCAAQIVEGIRILAHVLQPKEVLIGIEDNKPQAISMLRAVLAGSHDISLRVIPTKYPSGGAKQLTQILTGKQVPHGGRSSDIGVLMQNVGTAYAVKRAVVDGEPLTERVVTLTGEAVSRPGNVWARLGTPVRHLLDQAGFCPSAEQMVIMGGPLMGFTLPWLEVPVVKITNCLLAPSVSEMGEEQEEKGCIRCSACADACPADLLPQQLYWFSKGQIHDKAQAHNLADCIECGACAWVCPSNIPLVQYFRVEKAEIYAIAQEEKRAAEAKARFEARQQRLEREKAAREERHKKAAVQPAAKDQDAINAALARVREKKATVGQDVVIPAGQRPDNSEAIAAREARKAEARARQGEKAQTSTAQPEVDPRKAAVEAAIARAKARKAAQPDDIQIEQTPADPRKAAVEAAIARAKARKAAQTGETQAEPTPVDPRKAAVEAAIARAKSRKAAQQEEEPAANDDPRKAAVAAAIARVQAKKAAQQAVNED; this is encoded by the coding sequence ATGCTTAAGTTATTTTCTGCCTTCAGAAAAGAGAAGATCTGGGATTTCGACGGCGGTATTCATCCGCCGGAGATGAAAACCCAGTCCAGCGGCACGCCGCTGCGCCAGATCCCGCTGGCCAACCGTTTTGTTATCCCGCTAAAACAGCACATTGGTGCTGAGGGCGAGCTGTGCGTGAAGGTCGGGGATCGCGTGTTGCGCGGTCAGCCGCTGACCTTTGGCCGTGGCCGTATGCTGCCGGTTCATGCCCCAACCTCCGGCACCGTGACGGCGATTGCCCCCCACACGGTGGCCCACCCTTCTGCCCTCTCCGAGCTGTGCGTGGTGATTGACGCCGACGGGGAAGATCGCTGGATAGAGCGCGACGGCTGGAGCGATTTCCGCAGCCGCAGCCGGGAAGAGCTGATTACCCGTATTCATCAGTCCGGCGTCGCCGGTCTGGGCGGGGCGGGCTTCCCGACCGGCAACAAATTGCAGGGCGGTGGCGACAAGATCCAGACCCTGATTATCAACGCCGCCGAGTGCGAGCCGTACATTACCGCAGACGACCGTCTGATGCAGGACTGCGCCGCGCAGATCGTCGAAGGCATTCGCATTCTCGCCCATGTTCTGCAGCCAAAAGAGGTGCTGATCGGCATTGAAGACAACAAGCCGCAGGCCATCTCCATGCTGCGGGCGGTGCTGGCGGGCAGCCACGATATCAGCCTGCGGGTGATCCCGACTAAATATCCGTCCGGCGGCGCGAAGCAGCTGACCCAGATCTTAACCGGCAAGCAGGTCCCGCACGGCGGTCGCTCCTCCGATATCGGCGTGCTGATGCAGAACGTCGGCACCGCCTATGCGGTAAAACGCGCGGTCGTGGACGGCGAGCCGCTCACCGAGCGCGTTGTTACCCTGACCGGTGAAGCCGTTAGCCGCCCAGGCAACGTCTGGGCGCGTCTGGGTACCCCGGTACGTCATCTGCTGGACCAGGCCGGGTTCTGCCCGAGCGCGGAGCAGATGGTGATCATGGGCGGCCCGCTGATGGGCTTTACCCTGCCGTGGCTGGAAGTGCCGGTGGTAAAAATCACTAACTGTCTGCTGGCCCCGTCCGTCAGCGAGATGGGCGAAGAGCAGGAAGAGAAAGGCTGCATTCGCTGCAGCGCCTGCGCCGACGCCTGTCCGGCGGATCTGCTGCCCCAGCAGCTCTACTGGTTCAGCAAAGGGCAGATCCACGATAAAGCGCAAGCCCATAACTTGGCCGACTGCATCGAGTGCGGTGCCTGCGCCTGGGTTTGTCCGAGCAATATTCCGCTGGTGCAATACTTCCGCGTTGAGAAGGCCGAAATTTACGCCATCGCCCAGGAAGAGAAACGCGCAGCCGAGGCCAAAGCGCGCTTTGAAGCGCGCCAGCAGCGTCTGGAGCGCGAGAAAGCCGCCCGGGAAGAGCGTCATAAGAAAGCAGCGGTACAGCCTGCGGCGAAAGATCAGGACGCCATCAATGCGGCTCTGGCCCGCGTGCGCGAGAAGAAAGCCACCGTCGGGCAGGATGTGGTGATCCCGGCGGGGCAACGCCCGGATAACAGCGAAGCCATTGCGGCCCGCGAAGCACGTAAAGCCGAGGCCCGCGCCCGTCAGGGGGAAAAAGCCCAGACCAGCACCGCGCAGCCAGAGGTCGATCCGCGCAAAGCCGCGGTCGAGGCCGCCATTGCCCGGGCCAAAGCCCGCAAAGCGGCCCAGCCGGACGATATTCAGATCGAGCAGACCCCGGCCGACCCGCGCAAAGCGGCAGTCGAAGCGGCCATCGCCCGGGCAAAAGCCCGCAAAGCGGCCCAGACCGGGGAAACCCAGGCAGAACCAACACCTGTCGATCCGCGTAAAGCCGCGGTCGAAGCCGCCATCGCCCGTGCGAAGTCACGCAAGGCGGCGCAACAGGAAGAAGAACCGGCAGCCAATGACGATCCACGCAAAGCGGCAGTTGCTGCCGCTATTGCGCGCGTTCAGGCGAAGAAAGCCGCACAGCAGGCAGTTAACGAGGATTAA
- the rsxD gene encoding electron transport complex subunit RsxD, whose amino-acid sequence MVFRIASSPYTHNQRQTSRIMMLVCLAALPGIAVQVWFFGWGTLLQILLGCASALAAEALVLKLRKMAVSTILADNSALLTGLLLAISIPPFAPWWMVVLGTVFAVIIAKQLYGGLGHNPFNPAMIGYVVLLISFPVQMTSWLPPHEIAATVPGFMDALQVIFSGHTASGADMNTLRMGVDGISQATPLDTFKTSLHAGHSVEQILQYPIYSGVLAGAGWQWVNLAYLAGGAFMLWQKAIRWHIPVSFLVTLAVCSGLGWIFSPESLASPQIHLLSGATMLGAFFILTDPVTASTTNRGRLIFGALAGLLVWLIRSFGGYPDGVAFAVLLANITVPLIDYYTRPRVYGHR is encoded by the coding sequence ATGGTTTTCAGAATCGCAAGCTCCCCTTATACCCACAACCAGCGCCAGACATCGCGCATTATGATGCTGGTCTGTCTGGCCGCGCTGCCGGGCATTGCCGTTCAGGTCTGGTTCTTCGGCTGGGGTACGCTGCTGCAGATCCTTCTCGGCTGTGCGAGCGCGCTGGCGGCTGAAGCCCTGGTCCTCAAACTGCGTAAAATGGCCGTCAGCACGATCCTGGCGGATAACTCTGCCCTGCTGACCGGCCTGCTGCTGGCGATCAGTATTCCGCCCTTCGCCCCCTGGTGGATGGTGGTGCTCGGCACCGTGTTCGCGGTGATCATCGCCAAACAGCTGTATGGTGGCCTGGGGCATAACCCCTTTAACCCGGCGATGATTGGCTACGTGGTGCTGCTGATCTCCTTCCCGGTGCAGATGACCAGCTGGCTGCCGCCGCATGAGATCGCGGCGACCGTACCGGGCTTTATGGATGCTTTACAGGTTATTTTCTCCGGCCACACCGCCAGCGGCGCAGATATGAACACCCTGCGCATGGGCGTGGACGGTATCAGCCAGGCAACCCCGCTCGATACCTTTAAAACCTCCCTGCATGCCGGTCACAGCGTGGAGCAGATCCTGCAATACCCGATTTACAGCGGCGTGCTGGCGGGTGCGGGCTGGCAGTGGGTGAACCTGGCGTATCTGGCCGGGGGGGCGTTTATGCTGTGGCAGAAAGCGATCCGCTGGCATATCCCGGTGAGCTTCCTGGTGACTCTGGCGGTCTGTTCCGGTCTGGGCTGGATTTTCTCGCCGGAATCGCTGGCCTCGCCGCAAATCCATCTGCTGTCCGGCGCGACCATGCTGGGGGCGTTCTTTATTCTGACCGATCCGGTAACCGCCTCCACCACCAACCGGGGACGCCTGATTTTCGGCGCGCTGGCCGGTCTGCTGGTGTGGCTGATCCGCAGCTTTGGCGGCTATCCGGACGGCGTGGCCTTTGCGGTTCTGCTGGCAAACATCACCGTACCGTTAATTGATTACTACACGCGTCCGCGCGTGTACGGCCATCGCTAA
- the rsxG gene encoding electron transport complex subunit RsxG, with translation MLKTMQKHGVTLAVFAAVLTGLTALVNGLTKSTIDEQAARQQKALFDQVIPATLYDNDLQKSCYLVEAAPLGKGTRRIFIARKEDAPVGAVMEVTAPDGYSGAIQLLVGTDFSGTVLGTRVTEHHETPGLGDKIETRLSDWILHFAGKTIHGSDDPAFAVKKDGGEFDQFTGATITPRAVVNAVKRAGVYAQTLPAQLNNLPACEE, from the coding sequence ATGTTAAAAACGATGCAAAAACACGGCGTGACGCTGGCGGTCTTTGCCGCGGTGCTGACCGGCCTGACCGCGCTGGTCAACGGCCTGACCAAATCCACCATCGACGAACAGGCAGCCCGTCAGCAAAAGGCGCTGTTCGACCAGGTGATCCCGGCAACGCTCTACGATAACGATCTGCAAAAAAGCTGTTATCTTGTCGAGGCAGCGCCGTTAGGCAAAGGCACCCGCCGCATCTTTATCGCCCGTAAAGAGGATGCCCCGGTGGGAGCGGTAATGGAAGTTACCGCGCCAGACGGCTATTCTGGTGCCATCCAGCTGCTGGTCGGGACTGATTTCTCCGGCACCGTGCTGGGCACGCGCGTCACCGAGCACCACGAAACGCCCGGCCTCGGGGATAAAATTGAAACCCGCTTAAGCGACTGGATTTTACACTTTGCCGGTAAAACCATTCACGGTAGCGACGATCCGGCCTTCGCGGTGAAGAAAGACGGCGGTGAATTCGATCAGTTTACCGGGGCGACCATCACCCCCCGCGCGGTGGTGAATGCCGTTAAACGGGCGGGTGTCTACGCTCAAACGCTGCCTGCGCAACTTAACAATCTGCCCGCCTGTGAGGAGTGA
- a CDS encoding electron transport complex subunit E: MSQVKEVIVQGLWKNNSALVQLLGMCPLLAVTSTATNALGLGLATTLVLTLTNLSISALRRWTPSEIRIPIYVMIIASVVSVVQMLINAYAFGLYQSLGIFIPLIVTNCIVVGRAEAFAVKNDPLISALDGFAIGMGATGAMFVLGSMREILGNGTLFDGADALLGGWAKSLRIEVFHTDTPFLLAMLPPGAFIGLGMMLAVKYLIDEKRKRRAAARSVEEGIPEKAS, translated from the coding sequence ATGAGCCAGGTTAAAGAGGTTATCGTCCAGGGTCTGTGGAAAAACAACTCCGCTCTGGTACAGCTGCTGGGGATGTGTCCGCTGCTGGCCGTCACCTCGACCGCCACTAACGCGCTGGGTCTGGGTCTGGCTACCACTCTGGTGCTGACCCTGACCAACCTGTCGATCTCTGCCCTGCGTCGCTGGACGCCGTCAGAAATTCGTATTCCCATCTACGTGATGATCATCGCCTCGGTGGTGAGCGTCGTGCAGATGCTGATCAACGCATACGCCTTTGGCCTCTATCAGTCGCTGGGGATCTTTATCCCGCTGATCGTGACCAACTGTATCGTGGTGGGGCGCGCCGAAGCCTTTGCGGTGAAAAACGATCCGCTGATTTCAGCCCTTGATGGTTTTGCCATCGGTATGGGGGCGACCGGAGCAATGTTCGTGCTGGGCTCAATGCGTGAAATCCTCGGCAACGGCACTCTGTTCGACGGCGCAGACGCGCTGCTGGGCGGCTGGGCGAAATCGCTGCGCATTGAGGTTTTCCACACCGATACGCCGTTCCTGCTGGCGATGCTGCCGCCGGGAGCGTTTATTGGCCTCGGCATGATGCTGGCGGTCAAATACCTGATTGATGAGAAACGTAAGCGCCGCGCTGCTGCCCGCAGCGTAGAGGAAGGGATCCCTGAGAAGGCCTCATGA